A segment of the Pedobacter faecalis genome:
TTGTAGGTGGTATCGCCAAGCTTAAGACCGAAACTTTCGATAATGGCTTTGGCTTGCCTTAAAGATTTAAACACTACGTCGGGAAACTTCACGTTGGGCGCCGTATTCATACTCACCGTAAGGTATATGGTGCGGTTGTCTTTTACAAAGGTATTGGGGTTGGGGTCCTGGTCGAGCACCGTTCCAGGGGGCATGTCCATTACATAAACGGAGTCCACTTCATAACGCAGTCCAAGTTGGTCCAGCTTATCGACCGCCTGAAGGAAGCTCAGCCCTTTTAACACGGGTACATTGAGTCCCTGACCATGTTTAGTATAGTACCGTAAACTGAAAAATGCGATAAACAAGATGATAGCCACGGTTAGTACCGCTGCGATCAGGTTGTTCCGGAATGATTTTGTTTTAAGGTAGGATATGAATTTACTCATGCTTCGGTTCCGAGATATGTGTGCCAAATTTAGCTTAAAATATTTTCTTATTGGAATTAAAATAGCCGGAATTACATAAGTTTGCGGAAGGTAAAATACAACCGTCAATGAAAAAAACGATAGCCTTGCTTACAGGCGGAACTACAGGAGAATGGGTGATATCCGTAAAAAGTGCTGCGACGATCGCGCAAAATCTGGATCCTGACAAATTCGAGGTATACAAGATCATGCTTACACAGCAGGGCTGGTTCTATGAACCTGCGGATTCCATGAAGATTGAGGTGGACCGCAACGATTTCTCGCTGGCCATACGCGGGCGTCGGATCACCTTTGACGGTGTCTTTATCTGCATACATGGCTCGCCGGGTGAGGACGGAAAGCTGCAGGGCTATTTTGATATGCTAGGT
Coding sequences within it:
- a CDS encoding PASTA domain-containing protein, which translates into the protein MSKFISYLKTKSFRNNLIAAVLTVAIILFIAFFSLRYYTKHGQGLNVPVLKGLSFLQAVDKLDQLGLRYEVDSVYVMDMPPGTVLDQDPNPNTFVKDNRTIYLTVSMNTAPNVKFPDVVFKSLRQAKAIIESFGLKLGDTTYKPDVSRDVVLEAQFGGQSITVGQTLPKGSKIDFVLGDGKGNEEVDIPTLLGLTKDEALFALKGGAGLTLGTITYEGNITDSASAVVVRQDPMLTDSVTKVKLGTPVNITLSNQPRQPF